In one Ornithinimicrobium pratense genomic region, the following are encoded:
- the efp gene encoding elongation factor P has protein sequence MATTNDLKNGMVLAMDNGLWQVLEFQHVKPGKGPAFVRTKLKNVISNKIIDKTFNAGTKVETATVDRSDYQYLYHDGTDYIFMDEKTYEQVPVSPEAMGDAAKWMLENGRAMIAQHEGQVLYVELPPSVELEITHTDPGLQGDRSTGGTKPATVETGAEIQVPLFLESGTRVKVDTRDGSYLGRVN, from the coding sequence GTGGCGACCACGAACGACCTGAAGAACGGCATGGTCCTGGCCATGGACAACGGCCTGTGGCAGGTGCTGGAGTTCCAGCACGTCAAGCCCGGCAAGGGCCCGGCGTTCGTGCGCACGAAGCTGAAGAACGTCATCAGCAACAAGATCATCGACAAGACCTTCAACGCCGGCACCAAGGTGGAGACCGCGACTGTCGACCGCTCTGACTATCAGTACCTCTACCACGACGGCACCGACTACATCTTCATGGACGAGAAGACCTACGAGCAGGTGCCGGTCAGCCCTGAGGCGATGGGCGACGCCGCGAAGTGGATGCTGGAGAACGGCCGGGCGATGATCGCCCAGCACGAGGGGCAGGTGCTGTACGTCGAGCTGCCGCCGTCGGTCGAGCTGGAGATCACTCACACCGACCCAGGCCTGCAGGGCGACCGCTCCACCGGCGGGACCAAGCCCGCGACCGTGGAGACCGGTGCGGAGATCCAGGTGCCGCTGTTCCTGGAGTCCGGCACCCGGGTCAAGGTGGACACCCGTGATGGGTCCTACCTCGGCCGCGTGAACTGA
- the pyrR gene encoding bifunctional pyr operon transcriptional regulator/uracil phosphoribosyltransferase PyrR, with translation MSDAQNSPPGGREVLASDDIRRGLKRIAHEILEANKGPEGLVLLGIPTRGVPLARRLAEVIQEVEGADVPTGSLDITMYRDDLRSQPTRPVERMELPVEGIDDKVVVLVDDVLYSGRTIRAALDALTDLGRPRAVRLAVLVDRGHRDLPIRADHVGKNLPTSRTERVLVRLGDLDGVEGVWIQ, from the coding sequence ATGAGTGATGCCCAGAACAGCCCACCCGGAGGACGTGAGGTCCTCGCCAGCGATGACATCCGACGGGGGCTCAAGCGGATCGCCCACGAGATCCTCGAGGCGAACAAGGGGCCTGAAGGTCTGGTGCTGCTGGGGATCCCGACCCGCGGTGTGCCCCTGGCCCGGAGGCTCGCCGAGGTCATCCAGGAGGTCGAGGGCGCGGACGTGCCGACCGGCTCGCTGGACATCACCATGTACCGCGACGACCTGCGCAGCCAGCCCACGCGGCCGGTGGAGCGCATGGAGCTGCCCGTGGAGGGGATCGACGACAAGGTCGTGGTCCTCGTCGATGACGTCCTCTACTCCGGCCGCACCATCCGCGCCGCCCTGGACGCGCTGACCGACCTGGGGCGTCCGCGTGCGGTCCGACTGGCCGTGCTGGTCGACCGAGGGCACCGTGACCTGCCGATCCGCGCCGACCACGTGGGCAAGAACCTGCCGACCTCCCGCACCGAGCGAGTGCTGGTCCGGCTGGGCGACCTCGACGGCGTCGAAGGGGTGTGGATCCAGTGA
- a CDS encoding type IV toxin-antitoxin system AbiEi family antitoxin domain-containing protein — protein MIVIPPSPFSYAQALARGMSRREIEWLLEAGEIVRLRQGWYAHPTLDDSRTGWEARTDQHLDRLRNALASRPGHAASHTTAALLHGLAVTVATGTPVHLTTIDRVPSSRRYPGLRIHRSETVANDTELVEGMRSTGLVRTIADVLRTRTLPHGVAMLDDVLRRGLASVSEVRQVIDAQARWGGRPKAVAATHLADPGRETWGESFSFVHLHLQGQPLPLPQVAVYDAGKKFLARVDGLWPERGVVGECDGEMKYFLDDLDVDATPEETVLRHLAAEEVRQARIEATGLGVVRWSPAQVRDDPDGVARRVNRAAGQVRPDEFTGWVRWDGELRKLPFTVDRPAIDPETLRYRRRRRPAHY, from the coding sequence GTGATCGTCATCCCGCCCAGCCCGTTCAGCTACGCGCAGGCCCTTGCCCGGGGAATGAGCCGCCGGGAGATCGAGTGGCTCCTGGAGGCTGGGGAGATCGTCCGCCTACGTCAGGGCTGGTATGCCCACCCAACCCTCGACGACAGCCGCACCGGCTGGGAGGCGCGCACCGACCAGCATCTTGACCGGCTGCGCAACGCTCTCGCATCGCGACCCGGACATGCAGCTAGTCACACCACGGCGGCCCTGCTGCACGGCCTGGCTGTCACCGTCGCCACCGGGACCCCTGTGCACCTGACCACGATCGACCGGGTGCCCAGCTCACGTCGCTACCCGGGCCTGCGCATACACCGAAGTGAAACCGTGGCGAATGACACCGAGCTGGTGGAAGGCATGCGGAGCACAGGGCTCGTGCGCACCATCGCAGACGTGCTGCGGACACGGACGCTCCCGCACGGCGTGGCCATGCTGGACGATGTGCTACGTCGGGGCTTGGCCAGTGTGAGCGAGGTGAGACAGGTCATCGACGCGCAGGCTCGCTGGGGCGGGCGTCCCAAGGCGGTGGCAGCCACCCACCTCGCCGACCCTGGGCGTGAAACCTGGGGTGAGTCGTTCTCGTTCGTTCACCTGCACCTTCAAGGGCAACCCCTGCCCTTGCCGCAGGTCGCCGTCTACGACGCAGGGAAGAAGTTCCTAGCGCGCGTCGACGGCCTGTGGCCGGAGCGAGGGGTGGTGGGTGAGTGCGACGGCGAGATGAAGTACTTCCTTGACGACCTCGATGTGGACGCGACGCCGGAGGAGACGGTGCTACGCCACCTGGCCGCTGAAGAAGTGCGCCAGGCAAGGATCGAGGCCACCGGGCTTGGCGTGGTCCGGTGGTCCCCCGCGCAGGTCCGGGACGATCCGGACGGGGTGGCACGACGCGTCAACCGGGCGGCGGGGCAAGTCCGCCCAGACGAGTTCACGGGGTGGGTCCGCTGGGACGGTGAATTGCGCAAGTTGCCGTTCACCGTGGATAGACCGGCCATCGACCCGGAAACGCTGCGATACCGGCGACGGCGACGTCCCGCGCACTACTGA
- the nusB gene encoding transcription antitermination factor NusB, translating into MAARRRARKRALELLFEAEQRGMNAGDLLEQRIAAPTTQHPLPEYAVQVVRGVLEHWREIEEILTTWSQGWTLERMAAVDRAALRIGVWEIVWNDEVPDMVAVSEAVDLVGTMSTDDSPGFVNGLLARVSEVKTTLL; encoded by the coding sequence GTGGCGGCACGCCGGCGCGCGCGCAAACGTGCCTTGGAGCTGCTCTTCGAGGCCGAGCAGCGCGGGATGAACGCGGGGGACCTGCTTGAGCAGCGGATCGCCGCCCCGACCACTCAGCACCCGCTGCCCGAGTATGCAGTGCAGGTCGTGCGAGGCGTGCTGGAGCACTGGCGGGAGATCGAGGAGATCCTCACCACCTGGTCGCAGGGGTGGACGCTGGAGCGGATGGCCGCCGTCGACCGGGCGGCCCTGCGCATCGGGGTCTGGGAGATCGTCTGGAACGACGAGGTGCCAGACATGGTTGCCGTCTCCGAGGCCGTGGACCTGGTGGGGACGATGTCGACCGACGACTCCCCGGGCTTCGTCAACGGTCTGCTCGCCCGCGTCTCCGAGGTCAAGACCACCTTGCTCTGA